The Granulicella sibirica genome has a segment encoding these proteins:
- a CDS encoding CYCXC family (seleno)protein, translating into MTSLAKRIAGCAALALATLAASAQWSNPSDDVPAYNALPASKPLPPVLSGNQLAGPYFAHPYQVTVYKMAAKIPAVLHQEPCYCRCDREMGHNSLHSCFEGTHGAACSTCMKEAVYSYQQTKKGRTPAQIRAGIEHGDWQNVDLEGATL; encoded by the coding sequence ATGACTTCTCTGGCAAAGCGTATTGCAGGGTGTGCGGCTCTCGCCTTGGCAACTCTGGCCGCCTCGGCGCAATGGTCGAATCCATCGGACGATGTTCCCGCCTACAACGCCCTTCCCGCCTCAAAGCCTCTACCTCCTGTGCTGAGTGGAAACCAGCTCGCTGGCCCCTACTTCGCGCACCCTTACCAGGTAACCGTCTACAAGATGGCTGCGAAGATCCCGGCAGTCCTCCACCAGGAGCCGTGCTACTGCCGCTGCGACCGCGAAATGGGTCACAACAGCTTGCATAGCTGTTTTGAAGGCACTCACGGCGCTGCCTGCTCTACCTGCATGAAGGAAGCAGTTTACAGCTATCAGCAGACGAAGAAGGGCAGGACTCCAGCCCAGATCCGCGCCGGGATCGAACACGGCGACTGGCAGAATGTAGACCTCGAGGGTGCAACGCTCTAG
- a CDS encoding rhamnogalacturonan acetylesterase — MYRSVLRQVRHVLPLLSLAVVVFGLNNLRAFGQSASAPLTPMEGSTTDPAAHAKIGLKPPANPKLPTLFLVGDSTVRNGHADGAGGQWGGGEPLADFFDTSKINVDNRAIGGRSSRSYIMENQWTETLALVKPGDIILFQWGHNDDGPLDDPARARGTLRGIGDETQDVDNPILKIHETVHSYGWYVRKYVVETIAAGATPVVCSPIPRKIWQDGKVVRNGDNYGGWARMIAEQQHVAFVDLNEIIARKYDALGHTGVEPLFADPHTHTSRAGAELNADAVVSGLKALPKDPLAGFYSAKGAAVQAYK, encoded by the coding sequence ATGTACCGCAGTGTTCTTCGGCAAGTTCGACATGTTCTTCCTCTCCTTTCGCTCGCTGTCGTCGTGTTTGGCTTGAACAATCTCCGGGCATTCGGGCAGTCCGCTTCCGCACCTTTGACTCCGATGGAAGGTTCCACGACCGATCCTGCGGCGCATGCAAAGATCGGCCTCAAACCTCCGGCGAACCCGAAGCTGCCTACTTTATTCCTGGTGGGGGATTCGACTGTTCGTAATGGGCATGCTGATGGAGCCGGGGGGCAGTGGGGCGGGGGTGAGCCTTTGGCCGATTTCTTCGATACCTCGAAGATCAATGTCGACAATCGCGCGATTGGCGGCCGCAGCAGCCGTTCCTACATCATGGAGAATCAGTGGACTGAGACGCTTGCGCTGGTGAAGCCGGGCGACATCATCCTCTTTCAGTGGGGACACAATGATGATGGGCCACTCGACGACCCTGCCCGAGCCCGCGGTACGCTCCGCGGCATCGGGGACGAGACGCAAGACGTCGATAACCCTATCCTGAAGATTCACGAGACCGTGCATTCGTATGGGTGGTATGTGCGGAAGTACGTGGTGGAGACGATCGCCGCCGGAGCGACTCCCGTTGTTTGCTCGCCGATTCCACGGAAGATCTGGCAGGATGGGAAGGTTGTTCGGAATGGAGACAACTACGGCGGATGGGCTCGGATGATCGCGGAGCAGCAGCATGTAGCGTTTGTCGATCTGAACGAGATCATCGCGCGCAAGTACGACGCGCTTGGACATACAGGAGTCGAACCGCTGTTCGCCGATCCCCATACGCATACGAGCAGGGCCGGAGCTGAACTCAACGCCGACGCCGTAGTGTCAGGCCTCAAGGCGCTTCCTAAGGATCCGCTCGCCGGGTTTTACTCGGCGAAAGGCGCGGCGGTTCAGGCATACAAGTAG
- the glmU gene encoding bifunctional UDP-N-acetylglucosamine diphosphorylase/glucosamine-1-phosphate N-acetyltransferase GlmU, producing MELSGFAIAIMAAGKGTRLKSKRPKVLHEIGGQALLLHVIAAAKTVVPAENIYCIVGHESERVRNAVASTGVGFVLQQEQRGTGHALQMVKAWFAMSGAEHPKHLLVLSGDVPLIRPETIRSICEVHLAEQAAMTILTAVPPDPTGYGRVLRATPEGPAVTAIVEQKSLTPEQLGSPEINSGIYCFETAKLFGKLDSLSTNNAHGEFYLTDVAAMLVEDGERVVAVKADSVDEVLGANTIAEMMHLDAAMRLATARRLMAQGVTIFRPETCVIDAQVEVGPDTVIEPYVQLLGATRIGSECRVRSYSVIQSSLLGDSVLVRNGCIFDQAEIGDGALIGPYAHLRPESRIGEQAHIGNFVETKKITIGKDSKANHLSYLGDAVIGSGVNIGAGAITCNYDGVNKHTTVIGDRVFIGSDSTLIAPIEIGTGAYVAAGSCITESVPEDALALGRSRQVTKEGWGAKRRAAQEETKAGAKP from the coding sequence ATGGAGCTGTCAGGATTTGCAATCGCCATCATGGCCGCGGGCAAAGGAACACGGCTGAAGAGCAAGAGACCCAAGGTGCTGCACGAAATCGGCGGACAAGCTCTCCTCCTGCACGTCATCGCAGCAGCCAAAACAGTAGTTCCCGCCGAGAACATCTACTGCATCGTCGGCCATGAGTCCGAACGTGTCCGCAACGCAGTCGCCTCCACCGGCGTAGGTTTCGTCCTCCAGCAGGAACAGCGCGGAACGGGCCATGCGCTCCAGATGGTCAAAGCCTGGTTCGCGATGTCAGGTGCCGAGCACCCGAAGCATCTCCTCGTCCTCAGCGGTGATGTCCCGCTCATCCGGCCCGAAACAATCCGCTCCATCTGCGAAGTCCACCTCGCCGAGCAGGCCGCAATGACCATCCTCACCGCCGTTCCGCCCGATCCAACCGGCTACGGACGCGTCCTCCGCGCCACCCCCGAGGGACCTGCGGTCACCGCCATCGTCGAGCAGAAGTCCCTCACGCCCGAACAACTCGGCTCACCCGAGATCAACTCTGGCATCTACTGCTTCGAAACCGCCAAGCTCTTCGGCAAGCTCGATTCTCTCTCCACCAACAACGCCCACGGCGAGTTCTACCTCACCGACGTCGCCGCAATGCTCGTCGAGGACGGAGAACGCGTCGTCGCCGTCAAGGCTGACAGCGTAGATGAGGTGCTCGGAGCCAATACCATCGCTGAGATGATGCACCTCGACGCAGCCATGCGCCTCGCCACCGCTCGGCGCCTCATGGCCCAGGGCGTAACGATCTTCCGCCCCGAAACCTGTGTCATCGACGCCCAGGTGGAAGTCGGTCCCGACACCGTCATCGAACCTTACGTCCAGTTGCTCGGTGCAACCCGTATCGGCTCCGAGTGCCGCGTCCGCTCCTACTCGGTTATTCAGTCATCCCTACTCGGAGATTCCGTCCTTGTCCGCAACGGCTGCATCTTCGACCAGGCCGAAATCGGAGACGGTGCCCTCATCGGCCCGTACGCGCACCTCCGCCCCGAGAGCCGTATCGGCGAGCAGGCTCACATCGGCAACTTCGTCGAGACCAAGAAGATCACCATCGGCAAGGACTCGAAAGCCAACCATCTCTCCTATCTCGGAGACGCCGTCATCGGCTCTGGAGTCAACATCGGCGCGGGAGCAATTACGTGCAACTACGACGGAGTCAACAAGCACACAACCGTCATCGGGGACCGCGTCTTCATCGGCTCCGATTCCACCCTCATTGCGCCCATTGAGATCGGGACCGGTGCGTACGTCGCCGCCGGCTCCTGCATCACTGAATCCGTCCCCGAGGACGCTCTCGCCCTGGGTCGTTCTCGCCAGGTGACCAAAGAAGGCTGGGGCGCCAAACGACGTGCAGCTCAAGAAGAAACCAAAGCGGGCGCGAAGCCATAG
- a CDS encoding response regulator yields MAHERILVVDDEPSVRSIVAALLERSGYRVFVAASAQEALNLLLHEQGSMTSMS; encoded by the coding sequence ATGGCGCACGAACGAATCCTCGTGGTGGACGACGAACCGTCGGTCCGAAGCATCGTCGCCGCGCTGCTCGAGCGGAGTGGATACCGGGTATTCGTCGCAGCAAGCGCACAAGAGGCGCTCAACCTCCTTCTCCACGAGCAAGGCTCCATGACATCCATGTCGTGA
- a CDS encoding 4a-hydroxytetrahydrobiopterin dehydratase: MKTLSTEEIETFLEGHRSWTPIDGKIVRDWIFANFTEAMVFVNLVAGIAEAADHHPDFDIRYNKVRLTLISHDAGCLTRRDARMAAELDRVFPPKN; encoded by the coding sequence ATGAAAACCCTTTCAACAGAAGAAATCGAAACGTTCCTCGAGGGACACAGATCGTGGACCCCCATCGACGGCAAGATCGTTCGGGACTGGATCTTCGCTAACTTTACCGAAGCGATGGTCTTCGTGAATCTGGTGGCCGGAATCGCCGAGGCTGCGGATCACCATCCAGATTTCGATATTCGATATAACAAAGTGCGTTTGACTTTGATCTCACACGACGCCGGATGCCTGACAAGGCGGGACGCAAGAATGGCGGCGGAGCTGGACAGAGTTTTTCCTCCAAAAAACTGA
- a CDS encoding outer membrane protein has translation MSHRLILLLLFLIAALPKSHAQATPTASRIADLQLGVSVSGAIPDYGTNVWHGYGFYGDLDVAHHLGLEIDFHQLSGPYPVLYERTYEIGPRFVFAVRQRFAPYGKALYGRGVFNFPGTNASGQSVEVANLAYNTYTLGGGLDFKLRPGINLRLIDYEYQRWPSFPAHGLNPNVFSFGVAYHFHGGMTK, from the coding sequence ATGTCCCACCGCCTGATCCTCCTCCTTCTCTTCCTCATCGCAGCCTTACCCAAGTCACACGCTCAGGCCACCCCCACCGCCAGCCGCATAGCCGACCTCCAGCTAGGCGTCTCCGTCTCCGGAGCAATCCCCGACTACGGCACCAACGTCTGGCACGGTTACGGCTTCTACGGAGACCTCGACGTAGCTCACCACCTCGGCCTCGAGATCGACTTCCACCAGCTCTCCGGCCCATACCCCGTCCTCTACGAACGCACCTACGAGATCGGCCCCCGCTTCGTCTTCGCTGTAAGGCAGCGCTTCGCCCCCTACGGCAAAGCCCTCTACGGACGAGGCGTCTTCAACTTCCCCGGCACCAACGCCTCAGGCCAGTCCGTCGAGGTCGCCAACCTCGCTTACAACACGTACACCCTCGGCGGTGGCCTCGACTTCAAGCTCCGTCCCGGCATCAACCTCCGCCTCATCGACTACGAGTATCAGCGCTGGCCCAGCTTCCCCGCCCACGGCCTCAATCCCAACGTCTTTTCCTTCGGCGTCGCCTATCACTTCCACGGAGGTATGACCAAGTGA
- a CDS encoding RNA polymerase sigma factor, translated as MSHATSIPLYPPRKSSPVTRNLSVTNPRLLQRGAITGVTSETFPQIPVFKPFLPDEVKASSPGATIATEHRGRAISELDDIDALVRTYRARVLRFVTFSTGDRDLAETITQDCLLKAYNARESFRGDSSVNTWLTSIAVNLIRDHQRTQKFKFWKQAKATAVDVSDVASFVASDRSTQEAQLIAKEQVARLSSVLDNLSFNQRTVFLMKFSDDMQLQEISEAMNMPVNTVKTHLHRALKAVRGQLGAKP; from the coding sequence GTGAGCCACGCCACATCCATCCCCCTCTACCCGCCGCGGAAATCTTCCCCGGTCACCCGTAATCTCTCGGTCACAAACCCCCGTCTACTTCAGCGAGGGGCGATAACCGGCGTGACCAGCGAAACCTTTCCCCAGATTCCAGTCTTCAAACCTTTCCTCCCCGATGAGGTCAAAGCCTCATCGCCCGGCGCTACAATCGCCACGGAGCACCGAGGACGCGCCATCAGCGAGTTGGACGATATCGACGCACTTGTCCGGACCTATCGCGCCCGCGTCCTGCGTTTCGTCACCTTCTCCACCGGAGACCGCGACCTCGCCGAGACCATCACCCAGGATTGCCTCCTCAAGGCCTACAACGCACGCGAAAGCTTCCGTGGCGACTCCAGCGTCAACACCTGGCTCACCAGCATCGCCGTGAACCTCATCCGCGACCACCAGCGCACCCAGAAATTCAAGTTCTGGAAACAGGCCAAGGCCACCGCCGTCGACGTCAGCGACGTAGCCTCGTTCGTTGCCTCCGACCGCAGCACCCAGGAAGCCCAGCTCATCGCCAAGGAACAGGTAGCGCGTCTGTCCTCCGTTCTTGATAATCTTTCCTTCAACCAGAGAACCGTCTTCCTCATGAAGTTTTCCGACGACATGCAACTCCAGGAGATCTCAGAGGCCATGAACATGCCCGTCAACACGGTCAAAACGCACCTCCATCGCGCTCTCAAAGCGGTGCGCGGCCAGTTAGGAGCCAAGCCATGA
- a CDS encoding sensor histidine kinase, translating to MREDPRLILITLLVELGVAAAFSSSLARSKDFKNLILLPHRTFRQSLKIVAMICGPLTLGVWIRVSVPNFLAADISYEATILLAVLLGPGAAMIGGAALALPAVWHHEYLALPVNLIVAGLFGSAAKFANMEDVWSFSPMIDLSIYRWVTRNLRRPHLDRQILFLVLITVVQFAMSVVSRFYPRRFFELHSDQWLVEVAICFSAPVVVGIPLKIWNAIRIERKLEEQARLLLEARLDALTRQINPHFLFNTLNSITSLVRVKPELAREMIVKLANILRVLLKDREAFVPFSEELAFTDDYLDIEVVRFGDKLRVVKEIAAETMHVVVPSMLLQPLIENSIKHGLEPRISGGTVTLRSRVVGGRLVLEVEDDGVGMAPERNTPSPVSGLVRPGTGIGMRNVRERMQVLYGDEAEMEMVSRPGRGTMVRLCMPILEAGAAVWGAERRF from the coding sequence GTGCGTGAAGACCCTCGACTCATTCTCATTACGCTGCTGGTGGAGCTCGGCGTTGCTGCTGCGTTCTCGAGCTCGCTGGCACGCTCTAAAGACTTTAAAAATCTCATCCTGCTGCCACACCGGACGTTTCGGCAGTCGCTCAAGATTGTGGCGATGATCTGCGGACCGTTGACGCTTGGGGTTTGGATTCGGGTGAGTGTGCCGAACTTCCTTGCGGCTGATATCTCCTATGAGGCGACGATTCTGCTCGCGGTTTTGCTTGGGCCTGGAGCGGCGATGATCGGTGGAGCTGCACTGGCTCTGCCTGCGGTGTGGCATCACGAGTATCTGGCGCTTCCGGTAAACCTGATCGTGGCTGGTTTGTTCGGATCGGCGGCGAAGTTCGCCAATATGGAGGATGTGTGGTCGTTCTCGCCGATGATCGACCTGAGCATTTACCGCTGGGTGACGAGGAATCTGCGGCGTCCGCATCTGGATCGGCAGATTCTGTTCCTGGTGCTGATTACGGTTGTTCAGTTCGCGATGAGCGTCGTGTCTCGCTTCTATCCGAGAAGGTTCTTCGAACTGCATTCGGATCAATGGCTGGTGGAGGTGGCGATCTGCTTCTCGGCGCCTGTCGTGGTTGGGATTCCACTGAAGATCTGGAATGCGATTCGGATTGAGCGAAAACTGGAGGAACAGGCAAGATTGCTGCTCGAGGCGAGGCTCGATGCGTTGACTCGGCAGATCAATCCGCACTTTCTCTTCAATACTCTGAACAGCATTACATCGCTTGTTCGCGTGAAGCCTGAACTTGCGCGCGAGATGATCGTGAAGCTAGCGAATATTCTTCGAGTTCTGCTGAAGGATCGTGAGGCTTTTGTGCCGTTCTCAGAGGAACTCGCGTTCACGGATGATTACCTCGACATCGAGGTCGTTCGCTTCGGCGATAAGTTACGTGTCGTGAAAGAGATAGCTGCTGAGACCATGCATGTCGTCGTTCCGAGCATGCTGCTGCAGCCGTTGATCGAAAACAGTATCAAACATGGGCTGGAGCCCCGGATCAGCGGAGGAACGGTCACTTTGCGGAGTAGGGTGGTGGGGGGAAGGCTGGTACTAGAGGTGGAGGATGATGGGGTGGGGATGGCTCCGGAGAGGAATACACCATCGCCGGTGAGCGGATTGGTCAGACCGGGGACAGGGATCGGGATGAGGAATGTTCGGGAGAGAATGCAGGTGCTCTATGGGGATGAGGCAGAAATGGAGATGGTGAGTCGTCCGGGACGGGGGACTATGGTCAGGCTTTGCATGCCGATCCTGGAGGCGGGTGCTGCGGTTTGGGGGGCGGAGCGGCGATTTTGA
- a CDS encoding choice-of-anchor D domain-containing protein, with translation MRCLAPIRNAARLALVLLPLLAPTVFAQTTLQIHDIMTALPNSPYLGQSVSVSGIVVGVMNTGGFYFSEPSTSWDSLVATAEGMPVFYASAADNPSCAVVGNIVTVVGTVTNTTALTAADTPGTGITPTSCTVTGTGTMTQSINLSSVLTTFGDALKYTGMAASNTSFYAIAPTTGTLTETSETVTSNGQFWATLGANTTTNNHLFRTAGIAADEYKPTTAPSTVATWSGNPQRILIDTTTFGGSPVDITVGQAITCTVPSGITLGATTGIGLIDYTRGYSRLLIFKSTTCSVTGTIAPTTSAAADSTHFHVGTLDLNRFYSPTGPVAVTAAAYQTRLTKAALAIVDSLGSPDILSLQEVQDLATLTDLATAVNTLAGTTYVPYLTPGPDTSSLNLGFLVNSKTVVTDSVKQLEASATYTNSTGTAVLWERPPLVLNAEFVRTGKNYPVSVFNVHLTPRDNIGDATLGPDIRLHRAAQAADLSSLVQTYQTAGSNVVVAGNFNAFQFNDGYVDVLGVVTGSPAAASAVTLYQATSTTAALTNFTTQVASTSQYNYIERGNAESIEHILASATVPDTSTASASLASYVSAVTQPHFTADFAATNANSPTTPAGLTPHDGFVTAFLIPPVPTTASISATAVNFGSVNLGSSATQTLTITNTTTFTSTVNVTNVAISGTNATDFTQTNTCAALTEGATCTVTLTFTPTALGARTGLLTVTTDSTSNPTLTATLTGTGTTALAISPTALSFGNVDLGTTSAAQTVTLTNYTSVAIPLSSIAITGDFAETTTCGTSLPALGTCTFAVTFTPTVTGARTGTLTINNAVTVSLTGNGVDFTIAFSPTTGATVAGESVTPNLVLTPIAGYSANVALTCTDAASGSTCTPATGTAALSTANTLAVAITTTAQYTVIGYTGATPVLWIVLLTTLSGAILFFSIRRTRHLPKLAALVIILSLISLPITGCSDKLPSTNANPTLPGSYTYTISATDGTLTHTATYTLTVTAK, from the coding sequence ATGCGATGCCTCGCGCCCATCCGCAACGCCGCCCGCCTAGCCCTCGTCCTCCTGCCCCTCCTTGCTCCCACCGTCTTCGCCCAGACCACCCTTCAGATCCACGACATCATGACCGCCCTGCCGAACTCTCCCTACCTCGGCCAGTCCGTCTCCGTCTCCGGCATCGTCGTCGGCGTCATGAACACCGGCGGCTTCTACTTCAGCGAGCCCAGCACCTCCTGGGATTCCCTCGTCGCCACTGCCGAAGGCATGCCCGTCTTCTACGCCTCCGCCGCCGATAACCCCTCCTGCGCCGTCGTAGGCAACATCGTCACCGTCGTTGGCACCGTCACCAACACCACCGCCCTCACCGCCGCCGACACCCCCGGAACCGGCATCACCCCAACCTCCTGCACCGTCACCGGCACCGGCACCATGACGCAGTCCATCAATCTCTCTTCCGTCCTCACCACCTTCGGAGACGCCCTGAAGTACACCGGCATGGCAGCCTCGAATACCAGCTTCTACGCCATTGCCCCCACCACCGGCACCCTCACCGAAACCTCCGAAACCGTCACCTCCAACGGCCAGTTCTGGGCGACCCTGGGCGCCAACACAACCACCAACAATCACCTCTTCCGCACTGCGGGCATAGCCGCCGACGAATACAAACCCACCACCGCTCCGTCGACCGTAGCCACCTGGTCCGGCAACCCCCAGCGCATCCTCATCGACACCACTACCTTCGGCGGCTCCCCCGTCGACATCACCGTTGGCCAGGCCATCACCTGCACCGTCCCATCCGGCATCACCCTCGGAGCCACCACAGGCATCGGCCTCATCGATTACACCCGCGGCTACTCCCGCCTCCTCATCTTCAAGAGCACCACCTGCTCTGTCACCGGCACCATCGCCCCCACCACCTCGGCCGCCGCCGACTCCACCCACTTCCACGTCGGCACCCTCGACCTCAACCGCTTCTATAGCCCCACCGGCCCCGTAGCCGTCACCGCCGCGGCCTACCAAACCCGCCTCACCAAGGCCGCCCTCGCCATCGTCGACTCCCTGGGCTCCCCCGACATCCTCTCCCTCCAGGAGGTCCAGGACCTCGCCACTCTCACCGACCTCGCCACCGCGGTCAACACCCTCGCCGGAACCACCTACGTCCCCTACCTCACCCCCGGCCCCGACACCTCCAGCTTGAACCTGGGCTTCCTCGTCAACTCCAAAACCGTCGTCACCGACTCCGTCAAGCAGCTCGAAGCCTCCGCCACCTACACCAACTCCACGGGCACCGCAGTCTTATGGGAACGCCCGCCCCTTGTCCTCAACGCCGAGTTCGTCCGCACTGGCAAGAACTACCCCGTCTCCGTCTTCAACGTCCATCTCACCCCGCGCGATAACATCGGCGACGCCACCCTCGGCCCCGACATCCGTCTCCACCGCGCCGCCCAGGCCGCCGACCTCAGCTCTCTCGTCCAGACCTACCAGACAGCCGGTTCCAACGTAGTCGTCGCCGGAAACTTCAACGCCTTCCAGTTCAACGACGGCTACGTCGACGTCCTCGGAGTCGTCACCGGATCCCCCGCCGCAGCCTCGGCGGTAACTCTCTACCAGGCCACCAGCACTACCGCCGCCCTCACCAACTTCACCACCCAGGTCGCCTCCACCTCCCAGTACAACTACATCGAGCGCGGCAACGCCGAGTCCATCGAGCACATCCTCGCGAGCGCCACCGTCCCCGACACCTCTACCGCCAGCGCCTCCCTCGCCAGCTACGTCTCCGCCGTCACCCAACCCCATTTCACCGCCGACTTCGCCGCCACCAACGCCAACTCTCCCACCACACCCGCCGGCCTCACCCCTCACGACGGCTTCGTCACCGCCTTCCTCATCCCGCCCGTCCCCACCACCGCCAGCATCTCCGCCACCGCCGTCAACTTCGGCAGCGTCAACCTCGGCTCGAGCGCCACCCAGACCCTGACCATCACCAACACCACCACCTTCACCTCCACCGTAAACGTCACCAATGTAGCCATCAGCGGCACCAACGCCACCGACTTCACCCAGACCAATACCTGCGCCGCTCTCACCGAAGGCGCCACGTGCACCGTCACCCTCACCTTCACTCCCACTGCTCTCGGAGCTCGCACAGGCCTCCTCACCGTCACCACGGACTCCACCTCGAACCCCACCCTCACCGCCACGCTCACCGGAACCGGAACCACCGCCCTCGCCATCTCCCCCACTGCCCTCAGCTTTGGAAACGTCGACCTCGGGACCACCTCCGCCGCGCAGACTGTAACCCTCACCAACTACACCAGCGTCGCCATCCCCCTCAGCTCCATCGCCATCACCGGAGACTTCGCCGAAACCACCACCTGCGGCACCTCCCTCCCAGCCCTCGGCACCTGCACCTTCGCCGTCACCTTCACCCCAACCGTCACCGGTGCCCGGACCGGCACCCTCACCATCAACAATGCCGTCACCGTCTCCCTCACCGGCAACGGAGTGGATTTCACCATAGCCTTCTCCCCAACCACCGGCGCGACCGTAGCCGGCGAGTCCGTCACCCCGAACCTCGTCCTCACCCCCATCGCCGGCTACAGCGCGAACGTAGCCCTCACCTGCACCGACGCGGCCTCCGGCTCGACCTGCACCCCCGCCACCGGTACCGCCGCCCTCAGCACCGCCAACACCCTCGCCGTCGCCATCACCACCACGGCTCAGTACACCGTCATCGGCTACACCGGAGCCACCCCGGTCCTCTGGATCGTCCTTCTCACCACCCTCAGCGGCGCAATCCTCTTCTTCAGCATCCGCCGAACCCGTCACTTGCCGAAGCTCGCCGCCCTGGTGATCATCCTCTCGCTCATCAGCCTCCCCATCACTGGCTGCAGCGACAAGCTCCCCTCCACCAACGCTAACCCCACGCTCCCCGGCTCTTACACCTACACCATCTCCGCCACCGACGGCACCCTCACCCACACCGCCACCTACACCCTCACCGTAACCGCCAAGTAA
- a CDS encoding HD-GYP domain-containing protein, with protein sequence MTNSFRRGAIDYLLKPFERSQLDIVVRRAIEHGVLKRQNALYRHSLEELVSARTSRLRETLQDLERSYDITIEAMGDALDLRDEETEGHSRRVTAYTIELARELGLGGEELKTISRGAFLHDIGKIATPDSILLKPGRLTEEETLIMREHCARGYEMVRKIPFLLEASLIVHAHQEQFDGSGYPRGLRGDEIPLGARIFAIADTMDAMTSDRPYRRARSFADAREEIVRCSGQQFDPILVRVFTTIPLDVWVDLRSEVGKRGDRTAPSKLFHPTPYSHAAKVG encoded by the coding sequence GTGACCAACTCTTTCCGTCGCGGCGCCATCGACTACCTCCTGAAGCCCTTCGAGCGTTCGCAACTCGACATCGTCGTCCGCCGCGCTATCGAGCACGGCGTACTTAAACGGCAGAACGCCCTCTACCGTCATAGCCTCGAGGAGCTGGTCTCCGCACGGACTTCGCGTCTTCGTGAAACCCTGCAGGATCTGGAACGCAGCTACGACATTACGATCGAAGCCATGGGTGACGCCCTCGACCTTCGCGACGAAGAAACCGAAGGCCATTCCCGCCGAGTCACCGCCTACACCATCGAACTCGCTCGTGAACTTGGGCTCGGCGGAGAAGAGCTGAAGACAATCTCCCGCGGAGCTTTCCTCCATGACATCGGGAAGATCGCCACACCGGATTCCATCCTCCTCAAGCCCGGCAGACTGACCGAGGAGGAGACGCTCATCATGCGGGAGCACTGCGCCCGCGGCTACGAGATGGTTCGCAAAATACCCTTCCTGCTGGAGGCCTCGCTCATCGTCCACGCTCATCAGGAGCAGTTCGACGGAAGCGGTTATCCGCGCGGCCTAAGGGGCGATGAGATTCCTCTTGGAGCCCGCATCTTCGCCATCGCGGACACCATGGATGCCATGACCTCCGACCGCCCCTACCGGCGCGCCCGCAGTTTCGCCGACGCGCGCGAGGAGATCGTGCGCTGTTCCGGCCAACAGTTCGACCCCATCCTGGTGAGAGTCTTTACGACGATTCCTCTAGACGTCTGGGTAGACCTCCGCAGCGAGGTCGGAAAGCGTGGTGATCGCACTGCCCCCTCAAAACTGTTCCATCCGACGCCTTATTCCCACGCAGCAAAGGTCGGATAG